A section of the Rhodothermus profundi genome encodes:
- a CDS encoding CorA family divalent cation transporter produces MSHWLSQICAIALAQRYRKIDLPPSTRPSSEQPPCLSATIHLIDYNATRLEERTLPPHAIESVLRCKDRPTVTWIDVVGLSDSPSISSLMPRPLSDPNPLLLQEGSAYLCIPCPRLIFNATTGSIEIEPIQLILGKGFVLTIRERPSQAFASIQSRLRQPISPIRQRDASYLAYALIDTLIDHYFEVLETLGERTNQLKASVLEQVNRPVQDRLAALQREIIAVRRVAGSLRNVFAELQRFEIPLIAPDSHLFWRSIYHRITQVIEIAELLGGLLATLMDLSLSQLRYRMHETMKVLTVIGLLFIPLILMTGVQGLPLQDMFALHGRYDYPAVMALMIVLVVGMLYGFRRKWL; encoded by the coding sequence ATGAGTCACTGGCTGTCGCAGATTTGCGCAATAGCACTGGCCCAACGGTATCGCAAAATCGACCTGCCACCGAGTACGCGTCCTTCTTCAGAGCAACCGCCTTGCCTATCAGCTACCATACATCTGATCGATTACAACGCCACCCGTCTTGAAGAACGGACGCTGCCTCCTCACGCCATCGAATCGGTGCTGCGTTGCAAAGACCGCCCCACAGTCACCTGGATCGACGTCGTAGGACTGTCCGACAGCCCTTCTATTTCTTCGCTTATGCCCAGGCCCCTGTCCGATCCCAATCCTCTCCTCTTACAGGAGGGCAGCGCTTATTTGTGCATTCCATGTCCGCGACTCATCTTTAATGCCACTACAGGTTCAATAGAAATTGAACCGATCCAGTTGATTCTGGGCAAAGGCTTTGTGCTAACGATTCGAGAACGACCGAGCCAAGCATTTGCCTCCATACAAAGCCGTCTGCGACAGCCAATCAGTCCCATTCGACAGCGTGATGCAAGCTATCTGGCGTATGCATTGATTGATACCCTTATTGATCACTACTTTGAAGTGTTAGAAACACTTGGAGAGCGTACAAATCAGCTTAAAGCCAGCGTGCTGGAACAGGTGAACCGGCCGGTGCAGGATCGTCTAGCTGCACTACAGCGCGAAATAATTGCCGTTCGACGTGTTGCCGGGTCGCTTCGCAATGTTTTTGCGGAATTGCAGCGCTTTGAAATTCCCCTCATTGCGCCCGATTCCCATCTTTTCTGGCGCAGCATTTACCACCGCATTACACAGGTGATTGAAATTGCGGAATTGCTCGGTGGGCTGCTGGCCACGCTGATGGATTTATCTCTATCCCAGCTACGCTATCGCATGCATGAGACAATGAAAGTACTCACCGTAATTGGTCTGCTCTTTATTCCGCTCATACTCATGACTGGAGTGCAGGGATTACCGCTCCAGGACATGTTCGCATTACACGGGCGCTACGACTATCCAGCCGTCATGGCATTGATGATTGTGCTGGTAGTAGGCATGCTATATGGCTTTCGGCGAAAATGGCTGTAG
- a CDS encoding LapA family protein: MRTSFLILSLLLAILAVMFALQNPGYVTLRFGPYQTEQSTALVVLVSFALGVLVGILASVPGRLRSAREIRQLRKQLSQSSSEATSSSSLDSITESPYE, translated from the coding sequence ATGCGAACCTCCTTTCTGATTCTGTCGCTGCTCCTCGCCATCCTGGCTGTAATGTTTGCCCTGCAGAATCCGGGCTACGTAACCCTGCGTTTCGGCCCTTACCAGACAGAGCAGTCCACCGCCCTGGTTGTACTGGTTAGTTTTGCGCTGGGCGTGTTGGTAGGCATCCTGGCCAGCGTCCCCGGACGTCTCAGATCCGCACGCGAAATCCGCCAGCTTCGCAAGCAGTTGAGCCAGTCCAGCAGCGAAGCTACCTCCTCTTCAAGCCTGGATTCTATCACAGAAAGCCCGTACGAATGA